The Syngnathus scovelli strain Florida chromosome 13, RoL_Ssco_1.2, whole genome shotgun sequence genome has a window encoding:
- the nsmfa gene encoding NMDA receptor synaptonuclear signaling and neuronal migration factor, whose translation MGTAASKRRNLRNDAISSVAAKVRAARAFGEYLSHTHPENRNGSAHLLCETLVGADPESPTETTGPNNKHLNRLCSDNTEDTKNNSEDIVVKTSLGLRRQPPSITVSNKPVRLSLERSFSVEEDKQKGVECTLQPARVYTITTRHGMLMSGGRGSKESLELDVLKERSGSGGVGAKGGHATLIQPSTSPSSSSSSPTQHSQTGSSRHHGIHHHHTGPSTSRGASGPSGSSNQQAMSVSGSHSHQAAHHHSHHHHHLAQPPLQTSVSAHNIRSWGDGGKGEPECSGLACESCSAVPSRSQGSLDLESASREPGKQHRRLERMWSVDRVTGLERDDANWFPKENMFSFQTATTTMQAISAFRGFGPRKRREREHDSAEVNQRNFRKHLRMVGSRRIKAQTFAERRSKSFSRSWSDPTPVKTDSPHEPRDSGDLQTSCGTLDEGGVDEAADWEEEREIERLACEGDDFIPPKIMLISSKVPKAEYVPTIIRRDDPSIIPILYDHEHATFDDILEEIEKKLTAYRRGSKFWRMLIFCQGGPGHLYLLKNKVATFAKVEKEEDMSQFWRRLSRMMSKVNPEPNLIHIMGCYVLGNPNGEKLFQKLKNLMRPYSVEFESPLELSAQGKEMIEMYFDFRLYRLWKTRQHSKLLDYEDLL comes from the exons aGCAGCACGAGCATTTGGAGAGTACCTGTCCCACACACACCCTGAGAATCGAAACGGATcag CTCATCTCCTGTGTGAAACCTTGGTGGGCGCTGACCCAGAGTCGCCAACCGAGACCACCGGCCCTAACAACAAACACCTGAATCGTCTGTGCTCCGACAACACCGAGGACACCAAAAATAACTCGGAGGACATAGTCGTGAAAACCTCTTTGGGTCTACGTCGCCAACCTCCTTCCATTACCGTTTCCAATAAGCCAGTGCGGTTATCCCTCGAACGTAGCTTCTCAGTGGAGGAGGACAAGCAGAAGGGCGTGGAGTGCACGCTGCAGCCTGCTCGCGTCTACACCATCACCACCCGCCACGGTATGCTGATGAGTGGCGGCCGGGGCAGCAAGGAGAGCCTCGAACTGGACGTCTTAAAGGAGAGGTCAGGGAGTGGAGGAGTGGGAGCCAAAGGTGGTCACGCTACCTTGATCCAGCCCTCCACTTCCCCTTCGTCCTCCTCGTCGTCTCCGACTCAACATTCCCAGACCGGGAGCAGCCGGCACCACGGAATTCACCACCACCACACGGGACCTTCCACCAGCAGAGGAGCCTCCGGGCCGAGCGGAAGCAGCAACCAGCAAGCCATGAGTGTCTCCGGTTCTCACTCCCACCAGGCGGCACACCACCAcagccaccaccaccatcacctggCTCAGCCTCCTCTCCAAACCTCCGTCAGTGCCCACAACATCCGCAGTTGGGGGGACGGCGGAAAAGGGGAGCCTGAATGCAGCGGGCTAGCCTGCGAGTCCTGCAGTGCCGTCCCCTCCCGGAGCCAAGGATCCCTGGACCTGGAAAGCGCATCCCGAGAGCCAGGCAAGCAGCACCGACGCCTAGAGAGGATGTGGAGTGTGGACCGGGTGACTGGGCTGGAGAGAG atgacgctaACTGGTTCCCCAAGGAAAACATGTTCAGCTTTCAAACCGCCACAACCACTATGCAGGC GATATC GGCTTTCCGGGGATTTGGCCCGAGAAAAAGGCGAGAGAGGGAGCACGATTCAGCAGAAGTCAACCAGAG GAACTTCCGGAAGCATCTTCGTATGGTGGGCAGCAGAAGGATAAAAGCACAGA CGTTCGCTGAGCGTAGATCGAAGAGTTTCAGCCGCTCCTGGAGTGACCCCACCCCTGTCAAGACTGATTCTCCTCATGAACCCAGAGACA GCGGGGACCTGCAGACTTCCTGCGGCACCCTGGACGAAGGCGGCGTTGATGAAGCCGCCGACtgggaggaagagagagagatagagaggctTGCCTGCGAGGGGGACGACTTTATACCTCCCAAAATCATG CTGATCTCCTCCAAGGTCCCTAAGGCGGAGTACGTACCCACCATCATCCGCAGGgatgatccatccatcatcccgaTCCTCTAC GATCACGAACATGCAACATTTGATGACATTTTGG AGGAAATTGAGAAGAAGCTGACAGCGTACAGGAGGGGGAGCAAGTTCTGGAGGATGCTCATCTTTTGCCAG GGAGGCCCGGGTCACCTGTACCTCCTGAAGAATAAAGTAGCAACATTTGCTAAGGTGGAAAAAGAGGAGGACATGAGCCA ATTCTGGAGACGACTCAGCAGAATGATGAGTAAAGTCAACCCGGAGCCCAACCTCATCCATATCATGGGTTGCTACGTCTTAGGAAACCCCAATGGAGAGAAG CTGTTCCAGAAACTGAAGAATCTGATGAGGCCTTATTCTGTGGAGTTTGAGTCGCCACTGGAGCTTTCTGCGCAGG GCAAAGAGATGATCGAGATGTACTTTGACTTCCGCCTCTATCGCCTGTGGAAGACACGTCAGCACTCCAAACTGTTGGACTATGAAGACCTTTTGTGA